One stretch of Scatophagus argus isolate fScaArg1 chromosome 18, fScaArg1.pri, whole genome shotgun sequence DNA includes these proteins:
- the LOC124049995 gene encoding eukaryotic translation initiation factor 5B-like: MTKKAKMTAQIPPWNVHRKTKLCDTTEERKTCEEERERQQEESSVEERKEASVKPRFIQLRKKRPAHTPSNSLEISKKAKMAVAVQVPSQEMTKKAKMTAQIPPWVGVHHNKQNQRSGIGRFSLRNFCKMKQAYVRSVPAKTLVQPSQNVHRKTKLCDTTEERKTCEEERERQQEESSVEERKEASVKPRFIQLRKKRPAHTPSNSLEISKKAKMAVAVQVPSQMNQAYVSPATAEVLAKYSQNICPKPSSGLEIIFHQSELFKRKRKTCNKKHIDQQVAACEEEERNICEEKREKQQEEHQRQEERHGEEVTKERGCPKRKGPGGEEAVKEEGRCLRRRGQHGDKEVKAGRGCPKRKGPGGEEAVKEEGRCLRRRGQHGDKEVKAGRLCPKRKGPGEEEAVKEEGRSPSPVPCPAVVASFVVFSLPVF, from the exons atgacaaaaaaggcaaagatgaCTGCACAAATCCCTCCCTGG AATGTTCATCGAAAGACAAAGCTGTGTGACACCACggaggagagaaagacctgtgaggaggaaagagagagacagcaggaggagtcatCAGTGGAGGAGCGAAAGGAGGCCAGTGTGAAGCCAAGGTTTATCCAGCTGCGAAAGAAaaggcctgcacacacacccagtaaCAGTCTG gaAATCtcaaaaaaggcaaagatggCTGTGGCCGTACAAGTCCCTTCACAG gaaatgacaaaaaaggcaaagatgaCTGCACAAATCCCTCCCTGGGTAGGTGTAcaccacaataaacaaaaccaaagatCTGGAATTGGTAGATTTTCATTGAGAAATTTTTGTAAGATGAAGCAGGCTTATGTAAGGTCAGTCCCAGCTAAAACCTTGGTACAACCTTCACAGAATGTTCATCGAAAGACAAAGCTGTGTGACACCACggaggagagaaagacctgtgaggaggaaagagagagacagcaggaggagtcatCAGTGGAGGAGCGAAAGGAGGCCAGTGTGAAGCCAAGGTTTATCCAGCTGCGAAAGAAaaggcctgcacacacacccagtaaCAGTCTG gaAATCtcaaaaaaggcaaagatggCTGTGGCCGTACAAGTCCCTTCACAG atgaATCAGGCTTATGTAAGCCCAGCCACAGCTGAAGTCCTGGCAAAATATTCTCAGAACATTTGTCCAAAGCCATCATCAGGGTTGGAAATAATTTTTCATCAAAGTGAGCTGttcaagagaaagagaaagacctgcaacaaaaaacatattgaCCAACAGGTGGCAGcatgtgaggaggaggaaagaaataTCTGcgaggaaaaaagagagaaacagcaggaggaaCATCAGAGGCAAGAAGAACGACATGGAGAAGAAGTGACAAAGGAGAGGGGGTGTCCAAAGAGAAAAGGACCAGGTGGAGAAGaggcagtgaaagaggaggggaggtgtctgaggagaagaggacaacatggagacaaagaggTCAAAGCAGGGAGAGGGTGTCCAAAGAGAAAAGGACCAGGTGGAGAAGaggcagtgaaagaggaggggaggtgtctgaggagaagaggacaacatggagacaaagaggTCAAAGCAGGGAGACTGTGTCCAAAGAGAAAAGGACCAGGTGAAGAAGaggcagtgaaagaggaggggag atcGCCATCTCCAGTTCCCTGTCCAGCGGTGGTGGCGTCCTTCGTCGTGTTTTCTCTGCCCGTCTTTTGA
- the LOC124049996 gene encoding uncharacterized protein LOC124049996, producing the protein MTVKEVKTAEKTTRGCRVIRIQEHKTQRYFGQAAIPLKPEEYAWFRRYNRLRGQIEGGSEASTFFHTTVGGPLLKLPEYFKGAWEGLNLGPGPTFNMLRSSVATFAKRQLGLEKYERVASFMCHDPQTAKRFYQADDPTAYTVQSRALTMMAVSSYADKEKKKKERSKRAGADYDEVVTESPQEDTRKGMQEPEKKNHGNKQQMVSSSDDEGSDDWPPKNGTEEEEEEEEEEEEETSVKRRVPQLRKKWPAPTPRNRLARVVFSSFCA; encoded by the exons ATGACCGTGAAAGAGGTCAAGACTGCTGAAAAGACTACAAGAGGTTGTCGTGTCATTCGT ATTCAGGAGCACAAAACCCAGAGATACTTTGGGCAAGCAGCCATACCACTGAAACCAGAGGAGTATGCCTGGTTCAGGCGTTACAACAGACTTCGTGGTCAAATTGAGGGAGGCTCAGAGGCATCCACgttttttcataccactgttGGAGGGCCCTTGTTGAAACTCCCAGAGTATTTTAAGGGTGCCTGGGAAGGACTGAATCTGGGTCCTGGCCCCACATTCAATATGTTACGTTCTTCTGTTGCCACTTTT GCCAAGCGGCAGCTGGGACTTGAAAAATATGAGAGGGTAGCATCATTCATGTGCCATGATCCCCAAACAGCCAAAAGATTTTACCAAG CGGATGACCCGACAGCGTACACAGTTCAGAGCAGAGCATTGACGATGATGGCAGTGTCAAGCTATGCAGataaggaaaagaagaagaaagagaggagcaAGAGGGCAGGTGCAGACTATGACGAGGTGGTGACAGAATCACCTCAGGAGGACACAAGGAAGGGCATGCAAGAACCTGAAAAGAAGAACCATGGAAACAAGCAGCAG ATGGTGAGCTCGTCTGATGATGAGGGGTCAGATGATTGGCCCCCAAAGAatggaacagaagaagaagaggaggaagaggaggaggaggaagaagagaccaGTGTGAAGCGAAGGGTTCCCCAGCTGCGAAAGAAATGGCCTGCACCTACACCCAGGAACAGACTGGCAAGAGTTGTCTTTAGTAGTTTCTGTGCTTAG
- the LOC124049997 gene encoding uncharacterized protein LOC124049997, with the protein MNDEGPEEAEAQKNPVPAKSPHPRRRPSNQTAGHQCPICGLRYADIMQHLKVTEKVKNKEELSLLSKLAHRHFRANLDCPVLLCNSKHINRLDKHLLKVHGMKKPMAKLYMERAKDRYIARELALLRASHPQPPIVSHMDEVDESAIEEAVHREIAARASERTTTLSNTTATFTPASSLSTAIHATDSVGPGSTDCEPSTPAPETPPPSDNTSATLSALPSPSNTDVDSTVLGVTDSVSLVPTDCGPSMSPSRASPTAVTALSPLPLITTASSSLASKPPRSAVRQKHRLHPRTPADGCENCQYLFAELRVTRQLLECEIERNDELKQLHSSTMRANAMKYKRVPKNSASDASSYVKLVRDFKGHVEGANPPRKVQENAKQRATHVFHFLHFMANSPKPNGDLLFLQDISRVRGFVANLQQRGFKPTTQRIYLMDVLAFLKLLMEPSSGFAVLYEAW; encoded by the exons ATGAATGACGAG GGACCAGAGGAGGCCGAAGCACAGAAAAATCCTGTGCCTGCAAAGTCTCCTCACCCCAGAAGAAGGCCCAGCAATCAAACGGCTGGGCATCAGTGTCCAATTTGTGGACTTAGATACGCGGATATAATGCAGCATCTCAAAGtcacagagaaagtgaaaaacaaagaagagctTAGTCTTTTAAGCAAGTTGGCTCACAGACA CTTTAGGGCAAATCTGGACTGTCCAGTTCTGTTATGCAACTCTAAACATATCAACAGACTTGACAAGCATCTGTTAAAGGTCCATGGGATGAAG AAACCTATGGCTAAACTTTATATGGAAAGGGCAAAGGACAGGTACATTGCAAGGGAACTGGCACTGTTGAGGGCCAGCCATCCCCAACCACCAATTGTGTCACATATGGATGAAGTGGATGAATCTGCCATTGAAGAGGCTGTCCACAGGGAGATAGCTGCAAGGGCGTCTGAAAGGACAACGACCCTCAGTAATACTACAGCCACCTTTACACCTGCATCATCTCTGTCCACTGCCATACATGCAACAGATTCTGTAGGTCCAGGATCCACTGACTGTGAGCCATCCACACCTGCCCCAGAAACACCTCCTCCTTCAGATAATACCAGTGCAACTCTCTCAGCTTTGCCATCACCAAGTAACACAGACGTAGACTCCACTGTACTTGGTGTCACAGATTCTGTGAGCCTAGTACCAACTGACTGTGGACCATCCATGTCCCCTTCAAGAGCATCACCAACTGCTGTCACTGCTCTTTCACCTTTGCCGCTGATTACCACAGCATCCTCATCCTTAGCCAGCAAACCTCCCCGCTCCgctgtcagacaaaaacacCGCCTTCATCCAAGGACACCTGCAGATGGTTGTGAAAATTGCCAGTATCTTTTTGCAGAGCTTCGTGTGACAAGGCAGCTGCTTGAATGCGAAATTGAACGAAATGATGAGCTGAAGCAGCTGCATTCTTCTACAATGCGTGCAAAT GCTATGAAATATAAGCGTGTGCCAAAAAATTCAGCATCAGACGCCTCTTCTTATG TGAAACTGGTGAGAGACTTTAAAGGCCATGTGGAAGGTGCCAACCCTCCCAGGAAAGTTCAGGAAAATGCAAAGCAGCGTGCCACTCATGTGTTCCACTTCCTGCACTTCATGGCAAACTCCCCCAAACCAAATGGAGATCTGTTGTTCCTGCAGGATATTTCAAGAGTCAGAGG GTTTGTAGCCAACCTGCAACAAAGAGGGTTCAAACCCACAACCCAACGGATATATTTAATGGATGTTTTGGCATTCTTAAAACTGCttatggaaccatcttccggtttcg CCGTCTTGTATGAGGCTTGGTGA